A single uncultured Methanolobus sp. DNA region contains:
- a CDS encoding helix-turn-helix domain-containing protein, with protein MSTLDNNEPENPEHSDRLKLFSALGSETRLRMLQRLTEGEMHISELARELSISVPVAAKHANILEDAELIQRKVYGKTHVLQLNNKNIFNALDIFAPSRTVEVKKGATLLEALKKAAVVEVKEVHGQDNIVSTNGEEGFFVYEVDGVFSDKNVNEFVFDKNSTVMWKKLEPISILKVKVKIKDE; from the coding sequence ATGAGCACTCTCGATAACAATGAACCCGAGAATCCAGAGCACAGTGACCGTTTGAAACTGTTCAGCGCTCTTGGAAGTGAAACCAGGCTCAGGATGCTTCAAAGGCTGACTGAGGGTGAAATGCATATATCAGAACTTGCAAGGGAACTCAGCATCTCCGTTCCGGTTGCTGCAAAACACGCAAACATACTGGAAGATGCAGAGCTTATACAACGCAAGGTTTATGGAAAGACCCACGTCCTGCAGCTTAATAACAAGAATATTTTCAATGCACTTGACATATTCGCACCTTCAAGAACCGTTGAGGTTAAAAAAGGCGCCACATTGCTGGAAGCACTTAAAAAGGCGGCAGTTGTCGAAGTGAAAGAAGTTCATGGGCAGGACAACATTGTTTCTACCAACGGCGAGGAAGGTTTCTTTGTCTATGAAGTAGATGGCGTATTCTCTGATAAGAACGTCAATGAATTCGTATTTGATAAGAATTCCACAGTTATGTGGAAAAAACTTGAACCTATCAGCATTTTGAAAGTAAAGGTCAAGATAAAGGATGAGTGA
- a CDS encoding TIM barrel protein, which yields MKELMNFSLYENDMKMFDSDWGKIRNFLVRHNLDGLELFVDSSPLPDGVPKDLVVGVHLPYWMGRHRAWVDPSVFTQEMEDFERIYVFGGGSRGEVIGTFRKALENAHILEAEYAVFHVSYAELEQVYTRCFDCTDFDVLETTADFLNEAVSVYPDGEPPVRLFFENLWWPGLTFLDPMNVEYFASLLDFNNWAFVLDTGHLMNATMKCENENCSINVVLDVLSRHSKDFIKRIEGMHFHCSLSGEFMRNSLDLEIPEGYGELPFHERLLSVMEILDQMDQHMPFSSGKCSQIVDMVSPDFLTHEFVSTDLRSLDEKLYIQTRALRK from the coding sequence ATGAAAGAGCTAATGAATTTCTCATTGTATGAGAACGATATGAAGATGTTCGATTCAGATTGGGGTAAGATCAGGAATTTTCTTGTGCGTCACAATCTGGATGGTCTGGAGCTTTTTGTAGATTCTTCTCCTCTTCCCGATGGTGTGCCGAAGGATCTTGTGGTAGGTGTTCATCTGCCTTACTGGATGGGAAGACACAGGGCATGGGTCGATCCTTCTGTGTTCACCCAGGAAATGGAGGATTTTGAAAGGATCTATGTTTTTGGTGGCGGAAGTCGGGGTGAGGTCATCGGGACTTTTAGAAAAGCTCTGGAGAATGCTCATATCCTGGAAGCTGAATATGCAGTTTTTCACGTATCCTATGCGGAACTGGAACAGGTCTATACACGTTGTTTTGATTGTACGGATTTTGATGTGCTTGAAACAACAGCTGATTTTCTGAACGAAGCCGTTTCCGTTTATCCTGATGGTGAGCCTCCGGTCCGTCTGTTCTTTGAGAACCTGTGGTGGCCGGGACTCACTTTCCTTGATCCTATGAATGTTGAATATTTTGCTTCACTGCTTGATTTTAATAACTGGGCTTTTGTTCTTGATACGGGTCATCTGATGAATGCAACCATGAAATGCGAGAATGAGAATTGTTCTATCAATGTGGTGCTTGACGTTCTTTCCCGGCATTCGAAGGACTTTATTAAGAGAATCGAAGGTATGCATTTCCATTGCAGTCTGTCGGGTGAATTTATGCGCAACTCACTGGATCTGGAAATTCCGGAAGGGTATGGGGAATTACCATTCCATGAACGACTGCTTTCTGTAATGGAAATATTGGACCAGATGGATCAGCATATGCCCTTTTCAAGCGGGAAGTGTTCTCAGATAGTTGATATGGTGTCTCCTGATTTCCTTACGCATGAATTTGTCTCTACAGACTTGCGCTCTCTTGACGAGAAGTTGTATATACAGACACGTGCGTTGCGCAAATAA